One region of Vitis vinifera cultivar Pinot Noir 40024 chromosome 1, ASM3070453v1 genomic DNA includes:
- the LOC100255949 gene encoding fruit protein pKIWI502, which produces MSNISLSHTSVSLTPHLRFPHAHRKYPMSIIRHLKRRRFTSIAAALRQDTTVWTPAPLSSVHPAADSLFHVTIDVSDSPDILSSHSSAGQYLQLRLPDFAKPSFLAIASPPSLAAARGEFEFLVKSVPGSTAELLCGLKKGDVVELTPAMGRGFDIDRISPPEDYHTVLIFATGSGISPIRSLIESGFSADKRSDVRLYYGARNLQRMAYQDRFKDWESTGVKIVPVLSQPDNSWTGETGYVQAAFARAKKIYSPQSTGAVLCGQGQMTEEVTSILVTDGVSSEKILKNF; this is translated from the exons ATGTCCAACATCTCACTCTCCCACACCTCGGTCTCTCTAACTCCCCATCTCCGCTTCCCCCATGCCCATCGTAAATATCCCATGTCTATCATTCGTCACttgaaacgacgtcgtttcacTTCCATCGCTGCCGCCCTTCGCCAGGACACCACTGTTTGGACCCCTGCCCCTCTCTCCTCCGTCCATCCCGCCGCCGACTCCCTCTTCCACGTCACCATTGATGTTTCCGACTCTCCCGACATCCTTTCCTCCCACTCCTCCGCCGGTCAATATCTGCAGCTCCGCCTCCCCGACTTTGCCAAACCCTCCTTCCTCGCCATCGCCTCTCCCCCCTCCCTGGCGGCGGCTAGAGGGGAGTTCGAGTTCTTGGTCAAGAGCGTCCCCGGTTCAACTGCGGAGCTTCTGTGTGGGCTTAAGAAAGGGGATGTTGTTGAGTTGACACCGGCTATGGGTAGAGGGTTTGATATCGATCGAATCTCGCCGCCCGAGGATTATCATACCGTTCTAATTTTTGCCACCGGATCTGGAATTAG TCCAATCCGATCTCTCATTGAGTCTGGATTCAGTGCTGATAAGAGATCTGATGTCAGGCTCTACTATGGGGCTAGAAACCTTCAGAGAATGGCTTATCAG GATAGGTTTAAAGATTGGGAATCTACCGGTGTTAAGATTGTCCCAGTATTATCACAACCAGATAATAGTTGGACGGGTGAAACAGGCTATGTACAG GCTGCCTTTGCTAGAGCCAAGAAAATTTATAGCCCTCAGTCCACTGGTGCTGTGCTCTGTGGGCAGGGACAGATGACTGAG GAAGTTACCTCGATTCTTGTAACAGACGGAGTATCGAGTGAGAAGATATTAAAGAACTTCTGA
- the LOC100245656 gene encoding vacuolar-sorting protein BRO1: MAAPPSSSATASIMLAIYEKKTVTVELYRPLRQYIAFTYSEREAQNLEDDLQALKQMRSDLERPGDSLPTRRDLLQSYFKALCLVESRFPISPDRDHINSITFTWYDAFKQKQKASQQNIHLEKAAVLFNLGAVYSQLGLFYDRSSVDGMRQAAQAFIAAAGAFAFLRDNAAMKASIGSSTTVDVSVECAGMLERLMLAQAQECVFENTIAKGSTPMVCTKIARQVGLYYEETFAALNVAPLNQHFDKTWISHIQLKAALFYGEACYRYGLELHQKEEIAEEIARLKSGISALSEAKKSSKGAAAQILDTITKLETNLNRNLERAVKENDRVYLMRVPSPSTLPPLPAFSMVKSMPMNEVLDASKERMFSSLVPDSSAKALSRYTEMVDDIIRTQAEKLQQGSELARVRLKEMDLPDSILALEGNFTLPTDLKEDVEAVQICGGPAGLEAELQQLMDLRRVNQELLVQTDELLQKEAREDGQFRSQFGTRWTRPQSSTLTKNLQDRLNRFAANLKQASESDARIERSVREHMALMSILDRRPIESALPTLARPIMSLDANEDAIVGALKQSLRQLETLGAQRAGLEDMLKEMKRKDDILPKLMTSTGSYEDLFRKEIAKYDNICEDIAQNLEAQEQLLLQIQAQNDEFAAIFNLEDYKASREKSYKQIAAAIAKFREIKENINEGLKFYVTLQDAITNIKQQCSDFVMTRNIQCREMIEDVQRQMAGLSFQDGKNTGAYNYPSVSQPHQTQRATSQQQTEPVNMTHPSRPQAPYYQPPPPEQPTMPGYAHSLPPYGSTQQPPPPYHVAGGPYHPQQAQQPPPSHEYGQPAYPGWRGPYYNNAHAQQPGSLPRPPYTIPAPYPPHHQSGYYKQQ; encoded by the exons ATGGCCGCGCCACCGTCGTCGTCGGCCACCGCTAGCATCATGCTCGCAATTTACGAGAAGAAGACCGTTACAGTCGAACTCTATCGCCCTCTCCGCCAGTACATCGCCTTTACCTACTCGGAGCGGGAAGCCCAAAATCTAGAAGATGATCTCCAGGCCCTCAAACAAATGCGCTCCGATCTTGAACGTCCCGGCGATTCCCTCCCCACCCGGAGAGACCTGCTTCAGTCCTACTTCAAAGCCCTGTGTCTTGTGGAGTCACGGTTCCCAATTTCGCCTGACAGGGACCACATCAACAGCATCACTTTCACGTGGTACGACGCCTTCAAGCAGAAGCAGAAGGCCTCTCAGCAGAACATCCACTTGGAGAAGGCTGCAGTTCTGTTCAATCTCGGCGCCGTCTACAGCCAGCTTGGGCTCTTCTACGATCGGTCATCGGTGGATGGTATGCGCCAGGCTGCGCAGGCGTTTATTGCTGCCGCCGGTGCGTTTGCCTTCTTGAGGGATAATGCGGCCATGAAGGCATCGATAGGGAGCTCCACGACGGTGGACGTTTCGGTGGAGTGTGCTGGGATGTTGGAGCGGCTGATGCTTGCTCAAGCTCAGGAGTGTGTGTTTGAGAATACTATTGCCAAAGGAAGTACGCCGATGGTCTGTACCAAGATTGCTAGGCAG GTTGGGCTTTACTATGAGGAAACTTTTGCCGCACTGAATGTTGCACCTCTGAATCAGCACTTTGACAAGACatggatatctcacatccagcTCAAGGCAGCCTTGTTTTATGGTGAGGCTTGCTATAGGTATGGTTTAGAGCTGCATCAGAAAGAAGAGATTGCAGAGGAAATTGCAAGGTTGAAGAGTGGGATAAGTGCTTTATCTGAGGCAAAGAAATCCTCAAAGGGAGCTGCTGCACAGATTTTGGATACAATTACAAAGTTAGAGACCAATCTTAATCGAAACTTAGAAAGGGCTGTGAAGGAGAATGATAGAGTGTACCTCATGAGGGTTCCTTCCCCCAGTACCCTACCACCTCTTCCAGCTTTTTCCATGGTTAAGTCGATGCCGATGAATGAGGTCCTGGATGCCAGCAAGGAGAGGATGTTTTCAAGTCTTGTTCCAGACAGCAGTGCAAAGGCTCTTTCAAGGTACACAGAAATGGTTGATGACATCATCAGAACACAAGCTGAAAAATTGCAACAAGGAAGTGAGCTAGCTCGAGTGAGGCTCAAGGAAATGGACCTGCCAGATTCTATTCTTGCTTTGGAAGGGAATTTCACTTTACCAACAGATCTTAAAGAAGATGTTGAGGCAGTGCAGATTTGTGGGGGCCCAGCAGGTTTGGAAGCTGAGTTGCAGCAACTTATGGATCTGAGGAGGGTGAACCAGGAACTGCTGGTTCAGACTGATGAGCTCTTGCAGAAGGAAGCAAGGGAAGATGGTCAGTTTAGAAGCCAATTTGGAACGCGGTGGACTAGGCCTCAGTCCAGCACTTTAACAAAGAATCTGCAGGACAGATTAAACAGATTTGCAGCAAACTTGAAGCAAGCTTCTGAAAGTGATGCAAGGATCGAGCGTTCAGTGAGAGAGCATATGGCACTCATGTCAATCCTTGATCGTCGTCCG ATAGAATCAGCACTTCCAACCCTGGCTAGACCAATAATGTCTTTGGATGCCAATGAAGATGCTATAGTGGGGGCCCTGAAGCAAAGCTTG AGGCAATTGGAGACTCTTGGGGCACAACGGGCGGGTCTTGAAGACATGCTTAAAGAGATGAAAAGGAAG GATGATATACTGCCCAAGTTGATGACATCCACTGGCTCCTATGAAGACCTTTTCAGGAAGGAGATAGCAAAGTATGATAATATTTGTGAAGATATTGCCCAAAATCTTGAGGCACAAGAACAACTGTTGCTGCAAATACAG GCTCAAAATGATGAGTTTGCTGCAATCTTTAATCTTGAAGATTATAAAG CATCCCGTGAGAAGAGTTACAAGCAGATTGCAGCTGCCATAGCAAAGTTCCGAGAAATTAAGGAGAACATTAATGAGGGACTGAAGTTCTATGTGACTCTTCAG GATGCAATCACAAACATAAAGCAGCAGTGCAGCGATTTTGTGATGACCAGAAACATCCAGTGCCGAGAGATGATTGAAGATGTACAGAGACAAATGGCAGGTCTCAGTTTCCAGGATGGTAAGAACACTGGTGCTTACAACTACCCTTCTGTGAGTCAACCCCATCAAACTCAGAGAGCCACTTCTCAGCAGCAAACAGAACCTGTGAACATGACTCATCCTTCTCGCCCCCAAGCACCTTATTACCAGCCGCCACCTCCTGAGCAGCCGACAATGCCAGGATATGCTCACTCCCTCCCTCCTTATGGCTCTACACAGCAGCCACCACCTCCTTACCATGTTGCAGGTGGCCCATACCATCCCCAACAGGCCCAACAGCCACCACCTAGCCATGAGTATGGCCAACCTGCTTATCCAGGGTGGCGAGGTCCATACTATAATAATGCTCATGCACAGCAACCTGGATCTCTTCCTCGTCCTCCTTACACCATTCCAGCCCCTTATCCTCCTCACCACCAAAGCGGCTACTACAAGCAGCAATAG
- the LOC100250797 gene encoding uncharacterized protein LOC100250797, with translation MDCKKFIQLVEEKKKRALEKKEAPLKWEQKLEAASKAQAEAEAKERKLKAARHKRRSVSESDSDSDSDSSDEGRKTTKRAHKKHRKHGHSDSGENEKRKEKKSRRRRKRHSSSDDNSDEMKSNSEEDRKRKKRVQRKHKHRDSRSDSSASDSSSNEDDGAIRRKSRSKHQKRHRRSESGASDSSSDEDNVASKRSHHVKRHKRHRRSESSSTSDSSSDEDGVTRRRNHAKHHKHHRRSHSVDSKSSDGGAHGHDRRGQSLEKSSDDNYEEAGKSSKHRKCGHHHHHHHHHHKQRHHHSDEEKIDQIQHSGELNGKHLEHSVMKLDAYDKDATHDFQKVLG, from the coding sequence ATGGACTGCAAGAAGTTCATCCAGTTGGTtgaggagaaaaagaagagagcTTTGGAGAAGAAAGAAGCTCCCTTGAAATGGGAGCAGAAGCTAGAGGCTGCTTCCAAGGCACAAGCTGAAGCTGAAGCCAAAGAGAGAAAGCTGAAAGCTGCAAGGCATAAAAGAAGATCTGTATCAGAGTCTGACAGTGATTCTGACAGTGACAGCAGTGATGAGGGTAGAAAGACAACCAAAAGGGCACACAAGAAGCACAGGAAGCATGGTCATTCTGACTCGGGTGAAAATGAGAAGAGGAAGGAGAAGAAATCCAGACGAAGGCGAAAGAGACATTCCTCAAGTGATGACAACAGTGATGAAATGAAAAGCAACTCAGAAGAAGataggaagaggaagaagcgGGTCCAGAGGAAACACAAGCATCGTGATTCAAGATCAGATTCTAGTGCTTCTGATTCCTCAAGTAATGAGGATGATGGGGCAATCAGAAGGAAAAGTCGATCAAAGCACCAAAAGCGCCACAGGAGATCGGAATCGGGTGCTTCAGACTCTTCAAGTGATGAAGACAATGTTGCAAGCAAGAGGAGTCATCATGTCAAGCGTCACAAACGCCATAGACGATCGGAGTCTAGTTCTACTTCAGATTCCTCAAGTGATGAAGATGGTGTAACCAGAAGACGAAATCATGCAAAGCACCATAAACATCATCGACGATCCCATAGTGTTGACTCGAAGTCATCTGATGGTGGTGCCCATGGACATGATCGAAGGGGCCAATCCTTAGAAAAGTCATCAGATGATAACTATGAAGAAGCAGGTAAATCATCAAAGCATAGAAAATGTggtcaccatcaccatcaccatcaccatcatcaCAAACAGCGGCATCATCACTCAGATGAGGAGAAAATTGATCAGATCCAGCACTCTGGAGAACTAAATGGAAAACACTTGGAGCATTCAGTTATGAAGTTGGATGCTTATGACAAGGATGCCACTCACGACTTTCAGAAAGTGTTGGGTTGA
- the LOC100261031 gene encoding ATP synthase subunit beta, mitochondrial, whose amino-acid sequence MASRRLLSSLLRSSVRRYSAKSPAISPRTPSPYPSSRPSPKGFLLNRAVDYATSAAAAASPPPPPPAKGAGPSGKITDEFTGAGAIGSVCQVIGAVVDVRFDEGLPPILTALEVLDNSIRLVLEVAQHLGENMVRTIAMDGTEGLVRGQRVLNTGSPITVPVGRATLGRIINVIGEPIDERGEIKTDHFLPIHREAPSFVDQATEQQILVTGIKVVDLLAPYQRGGKIGLFGGAGVGKTVLIMELINNVAKAHGGFSVFAGVGERTREGNDLYREMIESGVIKLGDKQSESKCALVYGQMNEPPGARARVGLTGLTVAEHFRDAEGQDVLLFIDNIFRFTQANSEVSALLGRIPSAVGYQPTLATDLGGLQERITTTKKGSITSVQAIYVPADDLTDPAPATTFAHLDATTVLSRQISELGIYPAVDPLDSTSRMLSPHILGEEHYNTARGVQKVLQNYKNLQDIIAILGMDELSEDDKLTVARARKIQRFLSQPFHVAEVFTGAPGKYVELKESITSFQGVLDGKYDDLSEQSFYMVGGIEEVIAKAEKIAKESAA is encoded by the exons ATGGCTTCTCGGAGGCTCTTATCTTCTCTTCTTCGATCGTCCGTACGCCGATATTCGGCCAAATCTCCGGCAATCAGCCCTAGAACTCCATCGCCTTACCCTTCTTCTCGCCCTTCTCCAAAGGGTTTTCTCCTCAACCGCGCTGTTGACTATGCAACGTCGGCCGCTGCCGCGGCATCACCACCGCCGCCACCGCCCGCGAAGGGAGCGGGGCCGAGCGGGAAAATCACTGACGAGTTCACTGGCGCCGGTGCGATTGGCAGTGTCTGTCAGGTGATCGGTGCCGTCGTCGATGTCAGATTCGATGAGGGGTTGCCACCGATCTTGACGGCCCTGGAGGTTCTGGACAATTCGATTCGGTTGGTGTTGGAGGTTGCCCAGCATTTGGGAGAGAACATGGTGAGGACCATTGCTATGGATGGAACGGAAGGGCTCGTGCGTGGACAGAGAGTCCTCAATACTGGTTCTCCTATCACT GTGCCTGTTGGTAGGGCTACCCTTGGCCGCATCATTAATGTTATTGGAGAGCCTATCGATGAAAGGGGCGAAATCA AAACCGACCACTTTTTGCCTATTCATCGAGAAGCTCCATCCTTTGTTGATCAAGCCACTGAACAACAGATCCTCGTTACTGGAATCAAG GTTGTCGATCTCCTTGCGCCATACCAAAGAGGTGGAAAGATTGGGCTGTTTGGTGGTGCTGGAGTAGGAAAAACTGTGCTTATTATGGAACTTATAAACAATGTTGCCAAAGCTCATG GTGGTTTTTCTGTGTTTGCTGGTGTTGGAGAGCGTACTCGAGAGGGTAATGACTTGTACAGGGAAATGATTGAGAGTGGTGTGATTAAGCTTGGGGATAAGCAG AGCGAAAGCAAGTGTGCACTTGTGTATGGTCAAATGAATGAGCCCCCTGGTGCCCGTGCTCGTGTTGGGCTTACTGGATTGACTGTGGCTGAGCACTTTCGTGATGCTGAAGGACAAGATGTGCTTCTCTTTATTGACAACATTTTCCGCTTTACCCAA GCTAACTCTGAGGTGTCTGCTTTGCTTGGTCGTATTCCATCTGCTGTCGGTTATCAACCAACCTTAGCAACAGATCTTGGAGGCCTTCAAGAGCGTATTACAACAACCAAGAAAGGCTCCATCACATCTGTCCAAGCCATTTATGTGCCTGCTGATGACTTGACTGATCCAGCTCCTGCAACCACCTTTGCTCACTTGGATGCCACAACTGTGTTGTCCCGACAG ATCTCTGAGCTTGGTATCTATCCTGCTGTTGATCCTCTTGATTCTACATCTCGTATGCTTTCCCCACATATTTTAGGAGAGGAGCATTACAACACAGCTCGTGGGGTACAAAAGGTTCTTCAGAACTACAAAAATCTTCAAGATATCATTGCCATTTTGGGAATGGATGAGCTCAGTGAAGATGATAAGTTGACTGTTGCCCGTGCTCGTAAAATTCAACGATTCTTGAGCCAGCCTTTCCACGTTGCAGAAGTTTTCACTGGTGCCCCTGGAAAGTATGTGGAGTTGAAAGAGAGCATTACCAGCTTCCAG GGAGTTTTGGATGGAAAATATGATGACCTTTCAGAACAGTCCTTCTACATGGTTGGAggaattgaagaagtcattgctaAAGCAGAGAAGATTGCAAAGGAATCTGCTGCCTAA